In one window of Vanrija pseudolonga chromosome 5, complete sequence DNA:
- the AAD gene encoding Aryl-alcohol dehydrogenase [NADP(+)], with the protein MATIPPPTKLGRYRVLSPRAGLRVSPIQLGAMSLGSHSDQLGKVSKEQAFALLDAYYAAGGNYIDTANSYQGGESEAIIGEWVTARGNRDDLVIATKFTSNYKNGNKDHPIQVNRAGNSLKSIVLSLENSLKRLQTSYVDVLYLHWWDWTTPIEEVVQGLNNLVKAGKVLYLGISDTPAWVVAKANQYARDHGLAQFVIYQGKWSVLSRDLERDLLPLAIHDGLAIAAWGAVGQGRFQRKADRGASKDGRSALPLTDKEVAASDALEAVADELGVASVTAVALAYIFAKYPYVYPIVGGRKVEQLHENIGALDIKLSQKQVRFLDGALPFDYGEPTASFGLDPHFLGFQQHFAVESAGIVDYVPLRQPVDVGHLRESDKEAKKAYFEGKDRPW; encoded by the exons ATGGCAACCATCCCCCCACCGACAAAGCTAGGCCGGTACCGCGTgctgtcgccgcgcgcggggctGCGCGTGTCCCCGATCCAGCTGGGTGCAATGTCGCTCGGGTCGCACTCGGACCAGCTGGGCAAAGTGTCGAAAGAGCAGGCGtttgcgctcctcgacgcgtaCTACGCCGCGGGGGGCAACTACATCGACACGGCGAACAGCTACCAGgggggcgagagcgaggcgatCATTGGCGAGTGGGTGACCGCGAGAGGTAaccgcgacgacctggtCATCGCGACCAAGTTTACGAGCAACTATAAGAACGGCAACAAGGACCATCCGATCCAGGTTAATCGCGCGGGCAACAGCCTCAAGAGTATCGTGCTCAGCTTGGAGAACTCGCTCAAGCGGCTCCAGACGAGCTATGTGGACGTGCTGT ACCTCCACTGGTGGGACTGGACCACGCCgatcgaggaggtcgtgcaGGGGCTCAATAACCTCGTCAAGGCGGGCAAGG TCCTCTACCTCGGCATCTCGGACACGCCGGCGTGGGTGGTCGCCAAGGCGAACCAGTACGCGCGCGACCACGGCCTGGCGCAGTTCGTGATCTACCAGGGCAAGTGGAGCGTGCTctcgcgcgacctcgagcgcgacctgctcCCCTTGGCGATCCACGACGGGCTGGCCATTGCCGCGTGGGGCGCGGTGGGACAGGGCAGGTTccagcgcaaggccgaccgCGGGGCGAGCAAGGACGGGCGCAGCGCGCTCCCGCTCACGGACAAGGAggtcgcggcgagcgacgcgctcgaggccgtggccgacgagctgggcgtggcCAGCGTCACGGCTGTCGCGCTGGCGTACATCTTCGCCAAGTACCCCTACGTGTACCCCATTGTCGGGGGGCGTaaggtcgagcagctgcacGAGAACATTGGCGCGCTGGACATCAAGTTGAGCCAGAAGCAAGTGCGCTTTTTggacggcgcgctgccgTTCGACTATGGCGAGCCGACTGCCTCG TTCGGCCTCGACCCCCACTTCCTCGGGTTCCAGCAGCACTTTGCCGTCGAGTCCGCCGGGATCGTCGACTACGTGCCCCTCCGGCAGCcggtcgacgtcgggcaTCTGCGCGAGAGCgacaaggaggccaagaaggcgtACTTTGAGGGCAAGGACCGGCCGTGGTAG
- the NMRAL1_4 gene encoding NmrA-like family domain-containing protein 1, with product MAPKKIVVFGITGVQGGSVARYLLDDGPEKFEVWGVTRSKTSAKAKALEQQGIKLIEGDLDKPESYEAGLAGADNVWVNADFWLYYDGHNADVAGAREVAQNKGVIDAARRQKVPHITFSALANFGDKFPVPHCDSKVKIVEYLKDIGQNHALVYPAWYFTNVLIFPRRREGDKWIVQWPFPDDKKMTGFAPEQVGAFARLVFRDPEAWNGKEIHCVCDIGSPLEQAAAIFEHLGVTVEVEHLTRERFFSPEFKATLPDELFINYKAILDGIEDPETDTAHALYPGAWYFKDWVANTPALATTFTK from the exons atggcCCCAAAGAAGATTGTAGTGTTCGGCATCACCGGCGTGCaaggcggcagcgtcgcgcgctACCTCCTCGATGACGGTCCCGAGAAGTTTGAAGTGTGGGGCGTGACGCGCAGCAAGACGagcgccaaggccaagg CCCTCGAGCAGCAGGGCATCAAGCTCAtcgagggcgacctcgacaagcCCGAGAGCTACGAGGCGGGcctcgccggtgccgacAACGTGTGGGTCAACGCGGATT TCTGGCTCTACTACGACGGCCACAACGCCGACgttgccggcgcgcgcgaggtcgcgcagaACAAGGGCGTCATCGACGCTGCCCGTCGCCAGAAGGTGCCGCACATCACCTTCTCCGCGCTGGCCAACTTTGGCGACAAGTTCCCCGTGCCGCACTGCGACTCGAAGGTGAAGA TCGTCGAGTACCTCAAGGACATTGGCCAGAACCACGCCCTCGTCTACCCCGCCTGGTACTTCACCAACGTGCTCATCttcccgcgccgccgcgagggcgacaagtGGATCGTGCAGTGGCCGTTCCCAGACGACAAGAAGATGACGGGTTTCGCGCCCGAGCAGGTTGGCGCGTTTGCGCGCCTCGTGTTCCGGGACCCCGAGGCGTGGAACG GCAAGGAGATCCACTGCGTGTGCGACATTggctcgccgctcgagcaggccgccgccatcttcgagcacctcggcgtcacggTCGAAGTCGAGCACCTCACCCGCGagcgcttcttctcgcccGAGTTCAAGGCGACGCTCCCGGACGAGCTGTTCATCAACTACAAGGCGATCCTGGACGGCATCGAGGACCCCGAGACGGACACGGCGCATGCGCTGTACCCGGGCGCATGGTACTTCAAGGACTGGGTCGCCAacacgccggcgctggctACGACGTTTACCAAGTAG